A window from Podospora bellae-mahoneyi strain CBS 112042 chromosome 1 map unlocalized CBS112042p_1, whole genome shotgun sequence encodes these proteins:
- a CDS encoding uncharacterized protein (EggNog:ENOG503NWRH; COG:T; COG:Z): MFAHNKPRERGSPRKVTPPSPSYMSNEQFAAYLADLRNNRINRPGGARPLPTSPTKQRDVARLPPGRPSMGAMPAFETSSLRHHHHNDSQQQGPPSEVSGIGPSASLPSMSASISSRFSAGTRGRDYYPNRPVQPLKPSDVVPSATYIERGQRWMEKEEVFSLRQAMEDMTVKDEEVKEDGAPVAEDEDEKRLYNAALDEAAELVWQHQNPGKVPQPGTPYRYKSHLRKDSYAHARTASVGMYGNDVAPTGLARNSTSALVSSSSSEGEDGPASIRSRSSFTSAHPVDSGRGSLDSLRGGSAEARNAKTYNGVAAPARPRPAGRRRSSLKRNISGEVQKPFSGDQIWEEPDSQEAERAEDPFPQDGKAQALRSKPKNPLNRVQFASEAQSVAVTSPPSPQKRINRFEIHRNPPTQSRNPAYTTNSRPQAPVVREDVPRKHGIEVRSDEIRQATTMKLKDRSPALPTPSAVSDVPGRPIVSFDKNWKPHEEATDDKSDSTRSGRGIEAQHPVCLVPGRILSKQSKEAQQQAPPIPSISVSDDSPTPSPPTRRSPFCRPQPAPPTIQVDGPAVPSISVLDTSSPAAPPVPSIVIAPDDADDGPSIPVIVTPDDSASTNNSGGSRRPLPTPQPGAPRVRQAAARPRGHWTPDPRPVGSRATARCHECGHFIEGRFVSLAGNSERFHPQCFTCFSCGTSLEALEISPEPYHYRAQRLERISRRAAGEILPEKPGETEAEDGDERLRFFCHLDWHELFAPRCKHCKTPIMGEHVVALGSHWHFGHFFCAECGDPFEKGMTHIEKDGYAWCVSCQTKRTERRAPKCRACRKAVIGQYIRALGGEWHDECFRCVSCHGGFDDGQIFPQEGRGAPGETVVLCTRCMEAELKA, encoded by the exons ATGTTTGCACACAATAAGCCCAGGGAACGGGGCTCTCCCCGGAAAGTGACGCCGCCGTCACCTTCGTACATGTCGAACGAGCAATTCG CCGCGTACCTGGCAGACCTGCGCAACAACCGCATCAACCGGCCCGGCGGTGctcgtcctcttcccacctcccccacaaagCAACGAGATGTAGCCAGACTACCCCCTGGTCGGCCGTCCATGGGAGCCATGCCAGCTTTCGAAACATCATCACTtcgccaccatcatcataacgacagccagcagcaagggCCCCCCTCAGAAGTCAGCGGGATAGGGCCCTCCGCAAGTCTGCCGTCCATGTCCGCCAGTATATCATCAAGATTTTCAGCGGGAACCCGGGGGAGAGACTATTACCCGAACCGCCCGGTCCAGCCGTTGAAGCCGTCAGACGTCGTACCAAGTGCAACCTATATCGAACGGGGTCAGAGATggatggaaaaggaggaggtgttttCGCTGCGGCAGGCTATGGAGGATATGACAGTCAAAGATGAGGAAGTAAAGGAAGATGGTGCGCCGgttgccgaggatgaggatgaaaaGCGGCTTTACAACGCTGCTCTCGACGAGGCTGCCGAGCTGGTATGGCAGCACCAGAATCCTGGCAAAGTGCCTCAGCCGGGCACCCCTTATCGATACAAATCCCACCTTCGCAAGGACAGCTATGCACATGCACGTACGGCGAGCGTGGGCATGTATGGCAATGATGTTGCTCCAACTGGACTGGCGAGAAATTCTACTTCTGCGTTAGTTTCCAGCAGCTCGAGcgaaggtgaagatgggCCTGCGTCTATCAGAAGTCGTTCGTCTTTCACCTCGGCTCATCCGGTCGACAGTGGGCGAGGAAGTCTCGATTCGTTGCGGGGGGGTTCAGCTGAGGCTCGGAATGCAAAGACATACAACGGAGTCGCGGCTCCTGCAAGGCCTCGGCCAGCGGGGCGTCGTCGAAGCAGCCTCAAGAGAAATATCAGTGGCGAAGTCCAAAAGCCCTTTTCTGGTGATCAAATCTGGGAAGAACCCGACAGCCAGGAAGCTGAGCGTGCTGAAGATCCGTTCCCACAAGATGGGAAAGCTCAGGCCCTGCGGTCAAAGCCAAAGAACCCGTTAAACCGTGTGCAGTTTGCTTCCGAGGCACAATCGGTTGCGGTCACGTCTCCGCCGTCCCCCCAAAAGCGCATCAATAGATTTGAGATTCATCgcaaccctccaacccaatcGAGGAATCCTGCTTATACCACAAACTCGCGCCCACAAGCTCCTGTGGTGCGTGAGGACGTGCCTCGAAAGCACGGTATCGAGGTTCGGAGCGACGAGATTCGGCAGGCCACCACTATGAAGCTCAAAGACCGTAGTCCAGCGCTACCCACGCCATCTGCCGTCAGTGACGTTCCGGGGCGACCAATCGTAAGCTTTGATAAGAATTGGAAGCCCCATGAGGAGGCTACTGACGATAAGTCAGACTCGACGAGGTCCGGACGAGGCATCGAAGCCCAGCATCCCGTGTGCCTCGTCCCCGGCCGGATCCTCTCCAAGCAGTCCAAAGaagcccagcagcaagcgccGCCGATTCCTTCTATTTCTGTTTCGGATGATTCTCCGACCCCATCGCCACCTACGCGCCGCTCGCCGTTCTGCCGCCCACAACCAGCGCCGCCCACTATTCAAGTAGATGGGCCTGCTGTTCCATCGATTTCGGTGTTGGacacctcctcgcccgctGCCCCGCCAGTTCCGTCCATCGTAATCGCGCCTGACGATGCTGATGACGGTCCGAGTATCCCCGTGATCGTGACCCCGGACGACAGCGCGAGTACGAATAATAGTGGCGGCTCGCGGCGGCCACTCCCTACTCCTCAACCAGGAGCGCCTCGTGTCAGGCAGGCTGCAGCCCGTCCTAGAGGACACTGGACTCCTGACCCTAGGCCCGTGGGCAGCAGGGCGACGGCTCGCTGCCACGAGTGCGGCCACTTCATCGAGGGCCGCTTCGTCTCACTGGCAGGTAACTCAGAGCGATTCCACCCGCAATGCTTCACCTGCTTTTCCTGCGGGACCTCCCTCGAGGCACTGGAGATTTCTCCCGAGCCATATCACTATCGTGCCCAGCGCCTCGAGCGCATCTCTCGCCGCGCTGCTGGCGAGATACTCCCCGAAAAGCCGGGCGAGACGGAAGCAGAGGACGGCGACGAACGCTTGCGCTTCTTCTGCCACCTCGACTGGCACGAACTGTTTGCACCAAGGTGCAAGCACTGCAAAACGCCCATCATGGGTGAACATGTTGTGGCGCTGGGCTCACACTGGCATTTTGGTCACTTTTTCTGCGCCGAGTGCGGTGATCCGTTTGAAAAGGGCATGACGCATATCGAAAAGGACGGCTATGCGTGGTGTGTCTCTTGCCAGACGAAGCGCACAGAGCGGAGGGCGCCCAAGTGCCGCGCCTGCAGGAAGGCTGTCATCGGACAATACATTCGGGCGTTGGGCGGCGAGTGGCATGACGAGTGCTTCCGCTGCGTTTCCTGCCACGGCGGGTTTGACGACGGCCAGATTTTCCCCCAGGAGGGGCGTGGAGCGCCGGGCGAGACGGTTGTTCTGTGTACCAGGTGCATGGAGGCTGAGCTCAAGGCTTGA
- the CMC4 gene encoding Cx9C motif-containing protein 4, mitochondrial (COG:O; EggNog:ENOG503P73Y) has protein sequence MALERDLQTDPPCHPRALTGITDCLTRNGFDEAKCTRYVDALYECCQAFYKKNSDEATTVSCPKASLLRLKMEQREKAKQ, from the exons ATG GCGCTAGAAAGAGATCTCCAAACTGATCCTCCATGCCACCCACGCGCG CTCACAGGCATCACAGATTGTTTGACGCGGAATGGATTTGACGAAGCCAAGTGTACAAGATATGTCGATGCCCTCTACGAATGTTGCCAGGCATTCTACAAAAAGAACAGCGACGAGGCAACCACGGTTAGCTGCCCGAAGGCGAGCTTGTTGAGGCTGAAGATGGagcagagggagaaggcgaagcAATAA
- the COX19 gene encoding Cytochrome c oxidase assembly protein cox19 (EggNog:ENOG503P5KE; COG:C), whose product MSTFGSPGALPNTKPTPPQRGSFPLDHDGECKDVMMSYLSCIKKVKGINQDECRQLAKSYLGCRMDQFVTPQPPKMRWQYLCCNLMAKDDFKNLGFKEDKTPSQAGANTNGVKGELQW is encoded by the exons ATGAGTACCTTCGGAAGTCCTGGGGCTCTCCCAAATACCAAGCCCACCCC ACCACAGAGAGGGAGTTTTCCCCTTGATCATGACG GAGAGTGCAAAGATGTCATGATGAGTTACCTAAGCTGTATCAAGAAGGTCAAAGGCATCAACCAGGACGAATGCCGGCAACTGGCCAAGTCATATCTTGGGTGTCGGATGGACCAGTTCGTCACTCCTCAACCGCCAAAGATGCGATGGCAGTACTTGTGTTG TAATTTGATGGCAAAAGACGACTTCAAAAACCTGGGGTTTAAGGAGGACAAAACTCCCAGCCAGGCTGGGGCCAACACCAACGGTGTCAAGGGCGAGCTTCAGTGGTGA
- a CDS encoding uncharacterized protein (EggNog:ENOG503NUX4; COG:G), whose amino-acid sequence MIPSSPVPGRLPGTSAPETGLADVERTTRSGKEEITGESDSSEVKEFKEGGYGWMVVFSVALVNAHTWGLNSSYAVFLAYYLRSGDIAGSSPLAFAFVGGLSISISLLVSPLVTWCIGRFGTIPTFRIGVVFEAISFVGASFSAHIYHLILSQGVCFGIGLGFCFTATVGVVPQWFVKRRSFANAVATSGSGFGGLTYSLATNAMITNLGLPWAFRILAIVAFVVNGGCSLILRDRNKAVGAKHVPFHLDLFKLPEYWLFLGWGFFSLMSYVIVVFSITDYAQQVGFSASQGSLAAAIFNLSQGIGRPLIGLASDHVGRLNVAGLGTLTAGVVTFFLWVFAGKSYPGLIIYALFGAFAGIIWPCVAPVGAEVVGLSLLPAALSIYWLVLVLPATFAEVIGLMLRTSGVDGYLNVQIFTGVMYIASFVSIWLLRSWKLQQMEILGTMDDPLAVEVPNAVQSGAKASEKGRPRSYIMSMFVFRHV is encoded by the exons ATGATACCAAGTTCGCCTGTTCCAGGCAGGTTGCCGGGCACGTCAGCCCCTGAGACTGGGCTGGCCGATGTTGAGAGAACCACGAGATCTGGAAAGGAAGAGATAACAGGGGAAAGTGACTCTTCCGAAGTGAAAGAATTCAAGGAAGGTGGATATGGCTG GATGGTTGTCTTCTCAGTCGCCTTGGTCAACGCTCATACATGGGGCCTAAACTCATCATATGCCGTGTTTCTTGCCTATTACTTGCGCTCTGGAGATATCGCTGGCTCTTCACCGCTTGCCTTTGCTTTTGTTGGCGGTCTCTCAATCTCGATCT CGCTGCTCGTCTCTCCACTGGTGACATGGTGTATAGGGAGGTTTGGAACCATACCTACGTTTCGGATAGGGGTTGTGTTCGAAGC CATCTCATTTGTGGgagcctccttctcggctCACATATATCACCTAATCCTAAGCCAAGGAGTGTGTTTTGGAattggtttggggttttgttttACAGCAACAGTCGGTGTAGTGCCCCAGTGGTTTGTTAAGCGACGTTCCTTTGCTAACGCTGTGGCGACATCTGGCTCTGGATTTGGTGGCCTCACATACTCCTTGGCCACCAATGCCATGATAACCAACCTGGGGCTGCCATGGGCTTTCAGAATCCTCGCCATTGTGGCGTTTGTGGTCAACGGTGGGTGCAGCTTGATCCTCCGTGATCGCAACAAGGCGGTCGGGGCGAAGCATGTGCCCTTCCATCTGGATCTCTTCAAACTACCTGAATATTGGCTATTCTTGGGTTGgggcttcttttctctcatGAGTTATGTCATTGTTGTATTTTCCATCACGGACTATGCTCAACAAGTTGGCTTCAGTGCCAGCCAGGGTTCCCTGGCtgccgccatcttcaact TATCGCAAGGCATTGGAAGACCTCTCATTGGACTCGCCAGTGACCATGTTGGGAGACTCAACGTCGCTGGCCTCGGGACGCTCACCGCCGGCGTAGTTACTTTCTTCTTGTGGGTCTTCGCCGGGAAGTCGTACCCAGGGTTGATCATATACGCCCTGTTCGGAGCGTTTGCCGGCATCATCTGGCCTTGTGTGGCTCCCGTTGGAGCTGAGGTGGTCGGTCTTTCACTACTACCTGCTGCTCTTTCAATTTATTGGCTTGTTCTCGTTCTTCCAGCCACCTT CGCCGAAGTGATTGGTCTGATGCTGAGAACATCTGGCGTTGATGGATACCTGAATGTCCAGATTTTCACGGGGGTCATGTATATTGCCTCTTTCGTGTCCA TCTGGCTTCTGAGGAGTTGGAAACTTCAACAAATGGAGATTTTGGGAACAATGGATGATCCGCTGGCGGTCGAGGTGCCCAATGCTGTCCAGTCGGGGGCAAAAGCATCTGAAAAGGGGCGTCCACGTTCGTACATCATGAGTATGTTTGTTTTCAGGCATGTATAG
- the SMT3 gene encoding SUMO protein smt3 (EggNog:ENOG503P5B7; COG:O), which produces MADAAENGSPGQGPDVPQGGSEHLNIKVTDNNNEVFFKIKRSTKLEKLMTAFCERQGKTIQSVRFLFEGQRVQPSDTPDTLEMQDGDTLEVHQEQVGGGGL; this is translated from the exons ATGGCCGACGCTGCGGAGAACGGTTCCCCTGGCCAGGGCCCCGATGTCCCCCAGGGTGGCAGCGAGCACCTTAACATCAAGGtgaccgacaacaacaacgaggTCTTCTTTAAGATTAAACGAAGCAccaagctggagaagctgaTGACTGCCTTCTGCGAACGCCAGGGTAAGACCATCCAGTCGGTCAGGTTTCTCTTCGAAGGCCAGCGTGTCCAACCTTCCGACACCCCAGATACG CTCGAAATGCAGGATGGGGACACTCTCGAGGTTCACCAGGAACaagtcggtggtggtggtctctaG
- a CDS encoding uncharacterized protein (EggNog:ENOG503NZ5K; COG:C) — protein MRVVQPIRYGPRFVVPRQQALRRNFGTTVRLQSYADTLPNLRIGAHTRVMFQGFTGKQATANAKDSIAWGTNIVGGVRPGRTGEHLGLPVLPTVQSAMKELKPDATAIYVAAHQAPGAIEEAIEAEVPLIVAVAEHIPLHDMLRIHSILKTQSKSRLVGPNSPGIISAVGKCRIGFQPLPCFSPGKIGIIAKSGTLSYETVASTTRAGLGQSLCIGVGGDIVPGTDLREALTVLENDSDTEAIALIGEIGGLGELGAAEWIRDYHSRTQTPKPIVGLIAGIHELRGRIMGHAGAFTIAGEPDAKEKIEALVSAGVTMVTHPGQFGEAFKARLGGSTHGVNSPAGRGKLGNQRRQIHTAVCRPQMRTRFLAKPCTQQRRHLTLSEDDCMDLLREAGLNCGHYSGLGNRRFLAIGVDRSTRSPCILAAPTVDDDQIEKMVKRYPFDYRHGPDELAIERVASHLHISLKESAHESLRRLVHRLSDIFYEKEAYLMETEIVERLGEIKVVGARFGFDDAAYRSCGRQTELQKLRNTAVEDASELEAERSGIIYIKLEGNGTIGTLVNGAGLAMNTVDALGGHATNFLDTGGKATSETVKHGFEVILKDPRVRVIFVNIFGGLTLGDMIANGIIMAFKELSPRMPVVVRIRGTNEKEGQKLIEESGLPLYAFDDFEAAKAKAIELSSA, from the exons ATGCGTGTTGTTCAGCCTATCCGATATGGGCCCCGATTCGTCGTGCCGCGGCAGCAAGCCCTGCGCCGAAACTTTGGAACAACAGTGAGACTGCAGAGCTATGCCGACACTCTTCCCAATCTCCGTATAGGAGCACACACCCGTGTCATGTTCCAAGGCTTCACGGGCAAGCAGGCAACAGCAAATGCCAAAGACTCGATCGCTTGGGGGACCAACATTGTTGGAGGCGTGAGGCCCGGCCGGACCGGAGAACATCTCGGGCTTCCGGTGCTCCCCACGGTTCAGTCA GCCATGAAAGAACTCAAACCAGATGCAACAGCGATCTATGTAGCAGCTCATCAGGCCCCAGGTGCTATCGAGGAGGCCATTGAAGCCGAGGTTCCTTTGATCGTGGCAGTAGCAGAGCATATTCCTCTGCACGACATGCTTCGA ATTCATTCTATCTTAAAGACTCAATCCAAGTCTCGCCTGGTCGGTCCAAACTCCCCAGGGATCATCTCCGCCGTGGGAAAGTGTCGAATCG GATTCCAGCCCTTGCCTTGCTTCTCGCCAGGAAAAATTGGAATCATTGCTAAATCAGGTACGCTGAGCTATGAAACTGTGGCGTCAACCACGAGAGCTGGTCTTGGGCAGAGCCTTTGTATAGGCGTGGGCGGTGACATTGTTCCCGGTACAGACCTGAGGGAGGCTTTGACTGTCTTAGAAAATGACAGTGATACGGAGGCTATTGCACTAATCGGGGAAATCGGCGGTTTGGGTGAGCTGGGTGCTGCCGAATG GATCCGAGACTATCATTCTCGCACACAAACTCCAAA GCCAATAGTCGGGCTTATCGCTGGGATTCACGAGCTACGCGGTCGTATCATGGGTCATGCCGGAGCTTTCACTATCGCTGGGGAACCTGATGCGAAGGAGAAGATAGAAGCGCTGGTGTCTGCCGGTGTGACAATGGTGACACACCCAGGTCAGTTTGGTGAAGCTTTCAAGGCAAGATTGGGAGGGTCTACACACGGGGTGAACTCACCAGCTGGTCGCGGCAAATTGGGAAACCAGCGTAGACAGATTCACACGGCTGTCTGTAGACCTCAAATGAGGACTCGGTTTCTGGCAAAACCGTGCACACAGCAACGGCGCCACCTGACATTGTCCGAGGACGACTGTATGGATCTGCTGCGCGAAGCAGGCCTTAACTGCGGCCATTACTCGGGGCTAGGCAATAGGCGCTTCTTAGCCATCGGGGTCGATCGTTCGACCAGATCACCGTGTATTCTTGCGGCTCCTACCGTGGATGACGATCAGATCGAGAAGATGGTAAAACGTTACCCCTTCGACTATCGCCACGGTCCAGACGAGCTTGCCATTGAGCGTGTTGCCAGTCACCTGCACATCAGTCTCAAGGAAAGTGCCCATGAATCTCTCCGCCGTCTTGTCCACAGACTATCAGACATATTTTACGAAAAGGAGGCATATCTGATGGAGACAGAGATTGTGGAACGTCTTGGTGAGATCAAGGTGGTTGGTGCTCGCTTCGGCTTTGACGATGCAGCCTATCGAAGCTGCGGACGGCAGACCGAGTTGCAGAAATTGAGAAACACAGCCGTGGAGGATGCCTCTGAGCTCGAGGCGGAAAGGAGTGGCATTATATACATCAAATTGGAGGGTAACGGGACCATCGGAACCTTGGTCAATGGCGCAGGGCTCGCCATGAACACGGTCGATGCCCTGGGGGGCCACGCAACTAATTTTCTCGATACTGGCGGGAAAGCAACTAGCGAGACAGTCAAGCACGGCTTCGAGGTTATCTTGAAAGATCCAAGGGTCCGGGTGATATTTGTCAATATTTTTGGCGGGCTGACTTTGGGGGACATGATCGCCAACGGCATCATAATGGCTTTCAAGGAGCTCTCGCCACGCATGCCCGTCGTGGTACGGATTCGAGGGACCAACGAGAAGGAGGGACAGAAACTCATCGAGGAAAGTGGCCTCCCGCTTTACGCGTTTGACGATTTCGAGGCGGCTAAGGCGAAGGCGATAGAGCTATCAAGTGCTTag
- the NUP84 gene encoding Nucleoporin nup84 (COG:U; COG:Y; EggNog:ENOG503P0IF), translated as MAPGFNFPSISQESSQASSESRLREPSHREMTDLESTYRHSTVRVGNDVDFFAAELDRYNTDLRGRSNSEKREQIFKLLDSYYNYARNRVDRLQASQAGGRNRGAVWQRPGLVDMDVDEVEEGHFSVSAEEVRRAEEEAQTWDLLRRILPFRYQDSELAEEKNGRNPVPQSRREWWEEFLITDSVARERRIVLEWLQNSATHGPPVDVIVSELQHNAERGDILAHGWLHTRHKIKLQKSVNGYQGVLDPNTATSQSHLGSNILVTQLDPDAVTRQGRKLEPQDEFFERAIWLGCFEMLRRGCSMSEIRDWCAERTELWRAATIAPLPLSNPQDEEQFDFEPGSLVLWRRMCYAAAHDGGTSEYDRAVYGLLAGDLESVDKVCKSWDDKLFAHYNALLRTQFDIFLMKKGGKDLVEIAARFPAFNAVVYHGEPATVAKRLVASLENDPKTSNEALGTSKSLQAAIVANDLGRYLFHQGVVLSKKANARAKSKLIPEINFPISEHINEKKYVGLGDYDGLRTLAHVLIIVNTLDRLSDSKQESGHKAIRHAQENILTSYVSYLRLANLEELVPLYCSKLHEDRLYEVLGRNLIHIVGDEPREHQLIIMTKLGVDIKEFGRKLPLIYLNDVNDKSVRCDVKGHFKILEEGPATLKYGRIVRPDFIGVDSNDMEGESEELIRTLEWLIMVPGLFLETCTYAIRVYKYFLKRADLRAARALSVRVSGRYIAMEKLTFITFVDQNQDDAHGWFDEVANHDFSEAFLQECGVSRDRLLNVVRNLWELECLVRALDSMETLASMAGLSRDPSHPPAREMWTQAVGDVRNVKNCMQPVLNNWLMVSNEVDNDFQDLREAYIPETVIAYISTLHFAGGAVSRDNFMECMDLAALIAEKDSNIAQEFIKSGRMKELLESFAACSKALAVSTAESKGKSSKKHRELGWSRELWSIKP; from the exons ATGGCGCCTGGATTT AATtttccatccatctcccaggAAAGCTCCCAGGCTAGCTCGGAGAGTCGACTTCGAG AACCGTCACACCGCGAAATGACCGACCTCGAGTCTACATACCGCCATAGTACCGTCCGAGTCGGGAACGACGTCGATTTCTTCGCTGCTGAACTGGACCGCTACAACACCGATCTGAGAGGCAGGTCGAACTCTGAGAAACGTGAACAAATCTTCAAACTTCTCGATTCCTACTACAACTATGCACGGAACAGAGTAGACAGGTTGCAAGCAAGTCAGGCGGGAGGACGAAATCGGGGCGCTGTTTGGCAAAGACCAGGCTTGGTGGATATGGATGTGGACgaagttgaagaaggccatTTTTCTGTCAGCGCTGAGGAGGTGCGAcgggcagaggaggaggcacaAACCTGGGATCTCTTACGGCGCATACTGCCTTTCCGTTACCAAGATTCAGAGCTCGCCGAGGAAAAGAACGGCAGGAATCCGGTGCCCCAGTCGCGGAGAGAATGGTGGGAGGAGTTTCTGATCACCGACTCTGTGGCCAGAGAAAGGAGGATCGTGTTGGAGTGGTTGCAGAACAGCGCCACTCACGGACCACCAGTCGATGTGATTGTCAGCGAGCTCCAGCACAACGCCGAGAGGGGCGACATCCTGGCACATGGCTGGCTTCATACACGCCACAAGATCAAGCTACAGAAGAGTGTCAATGGGTACCAGGGTGTGCTTGACCCTAATACTGCCACTTCCCAATCCCACCTTGGCTCAAATATTCTCGTTACCCAGCTCGATCCAGACGCCGTCACACGCCAAGGCCGAAAGTTAGAGCCGCAGGACGAGTTCTTCGAGCGGGCCATCTGGCTGGGATGCTTTGAGATGCTACGCCGGGGGTGCTCCATGTCGGAGATACGGGACTGGTGCGCAGAGAGGACGGAACTGTGGAGAGCAGCTACAATCGCGCCGCTGCCACTTTCAAATCCCCAAGATGAAGAACAATTTGACTTTGAGCCAGGCTCGCTCGTGCTCTGGAGAAGGATGTGCTATGCAGCTGCTCATGATGGGGGAACAAGCGAATACGATCGGGCCGTCTATGGACTTCTTGCTGGCGATCTTGAGAGCGTTGACAAGGTGTGCAAATCGTGGGATGATAAGCTTTTCGCCCACTACAACGCTCTTCTCAGGACACAGTTCGACATTTTCTTGATGAAGAAGGGCGGCAAGGACTTGGTAGAGATCGCTGCGCGTTTTCCGGCCTTCAACGCTGTTGTTTACCACGGTGAGCCAGCCACAGTTGCGAAGCGCCTCGTGGCCAGTTTGGAGAACGATCCGAAGACTAGCAACGAGGCTCTGGGGACTTCCAAGTCGCTCCAAGCCGCCATTGTTGCCAACGACCTGGGCCGGTATCTATTCCATCAAGGTGTTGTGCTTTCCAAGAAGGCGAATGCCAGGGCAAAGTCAAAGCTGATCCCAGAGATCAACTTCCCCATTTCGGAGCACATCAACGAAAAGAAGTACGTTGGGCTGGGCGATTACGACGGGTTGAGGACATTGGCTCatgtcctcatcatcgtcaacaccCTGGATAGGCTCAGTGACTCCAAGCAAGAAAGCGGCCACAAGGCAATTCGCCACGCCCAGGAGAACATTCTTACCTCCTATGTCAGCTACCTTCGACTCGCCAAccttgaggagcttgttcCCCTGTACTGCTCCAAACTCCACGAGGACCGTCTATACGAGGTGCTAGGCAGAAATCTCATTCACATTGTGGGCGATGAACCCCGTGAGCATCAGCTGATCATCATGACCAAGTTGGGAGTCGACATAAAGGAGTTTGGTCGAAAGTTGCCCCTTATCTACCTGAACGATGTCAACGACAAGTCGGTTCGATGCGATGTAAAGGGTCACTTCAAGATTCTGGAAGAGGGGCCGGCCACACTGAAATATGGTAGAATTGTTCGACCGGATTTCATCGGGGTTGACTCCAACGACATGGAGGGAGAAAGCGAAGAACTCATCCGCACTCTGGAGTGGCTCATAATGGTCCCGGGGCTGTTCTTGGAGACATGCACCTACGCCATCCGGGTTTACAAGTACTTCTTGA AACGGGCCGACTTGCGTGCTGCCCGCGCCCTCAGCGTCCGTGTTTCCGGGCGATACATCGCCATGGAGAAGTTGACGTTCATCACCTTTGTGGACCAAAACCAAGATGATGCCCACGGGTGGTTTGATGAGGTCGCTAATCACGATTTCAGTGAAGCCTTCCTTCAAGAGTGTGGCGTCAGCAGAGACAGGCTTCTGAATGTTGTCAGAAACCTATGGGAACTTGAATGTCTCGTCCGAGCACTGGACTCAATGGAGACATTGGCTTCCATGGCTGGTCTCAGCAGAGA tccatcccacccccctgcGCGCGAAATGTGGACTCAGGCCGTTGGCGACGTGCGCAATGTTAAGAACTGTATGCAGCCGGTGCTGAACAACTGGTTGATGGTCAGCAATGAAGTCGACAACGACTTTCAGGACCTCCGCGAGGCCTATATTCCCGAGACAGTTATCGCATACATCAGCACCCTCCATTTTGCCGGCGGCGCCGTTTCGCGCGACAACTTCATGGAATGCATGGACTTGGCTGCTCTGATTGCCGAGAAGGACTCAAACATAGCTCAGGAGTTCATCAAGTCtgggaggatgaaggagcTTCTAGAGTCTTTTGCAGCCTGCAGCAAGGCGCTGGCTGTGTCTACGGCTGAGAGCAAAGGCAAGAGCAGCAAAAAACACCGCGAGCTTGGATG GTCGAGGGAGCTTTGGTCTATCAAGCCATGA